The genomic window TTCTCAATTATAAATTTACACgtgtaaactatttttttattttattttttaaaagcaatttctttttgttctcCTTCACGAAAGCCGCCATCCACATGATTTTGTTCTCAATTACAAATTTTATCCGTCACAAGTTCTTCCCATGGGTTCTCTTCCCATGATGGAAACTCACCACCGCCATGAATTCCCCACCACACCAAACAAACATTGAACACTTCCATTCATCCCACAACAAACTCTCATCATGAACAAGTCAACGAGTCCACTAACAGCACCTTCTCATCTTTGCCATGTTTTCTGGAAAAAAGAATCACAACCCATAAACACCGCCACCGAAGATCACAGTATTTTTCGAGGTCGTAATTGTGCAGATCTATTGGAATGGTGATTCGTCTTGGTTGTGCAGGAAAAATTTTCAACCGTAGCCTCATCGATTTATGTCATGGTGATAGTTTCACACAGTTTAAGAACAACGAACGACAGAGACGTGCTTAATGTCCAACATTTTTCTGAAGGTTTTGATGAGTTCTGCGTAAAAATGGGATATAGGCATAAATAATAAAGTACACTTGTAAATTTGTAATTGGGAACAGCAAAAACAACACTTAAGTTTTGTccttataacgaatacgaattttactaAATTCACCgctggattgaaagtttatatcatatggatcattcatagaaaaattactagagctgggtatgcgggctagcccgccctgtttaacccgccccgcataaacccgcatattaaacggaacgaacaagcccgtcggcaaatttaacgagttataatattaagtcCGAGTTTGATCCGCATAAGCCCGCAGGTTAAACGACCCGCagactattaccaaaaaaaaataaaaaattacttttttcaaaaaataaactaaattagtaaaatattgatataatgaaaggttaaaaaaatatattattaataattttatgttataacatataaattgtaactaacaaataaaaataaataaagtttttgatatcattgagtttatctatcttctctttgtaagtaatgcaactaaaatcaaattcaactgattcttatcgtcatttttgtaccgtccattttaatgagaaaaactttctacatgtaccaaaaaagcataaaaagattaacagattcaacttaactaaatcacatcaaggtaaccaaattattcaaaacacaatagcggaaaatacccccaagaaaaataactacgcatttggacatgtatcttttaaatactagcaaatgtatatacagctaagacaaagtaaaagatagtgaaaaagaacaaaaaattataagtagaagaacatgtctgaatcctgatgttttgtgttgttgtctacttgattaaaattggagtgtgttgttgctttttataattagggtttagactaagttttttttttttgtggttaaaaaagttgaatttggacatggaccaagttatttatatctgataaattttgtaattaattatataaaaaaagaatgcgggccacgggctaacccgcgaacccgcATAATCTGCGGTTTTAATGGTCCAACCCACACGGACAAAAAtgtaaacgggccaaaaaaatttggtcttaagtccgtgcgggctgcgggttaaacgggtcgccccgcggaccttggtccgtatacccggctctaccaaatacatccatttttgttaatcaatttttgcttatattttgggaccgatgaagtatatatatatatatgagtcggAATCCGTCGACACCATGTGTCAAAAGTTTGACATCAAATCTCAACCGTCCATTTCTTTTTATCAAAGGCTATTATGTTTTCTAAATTAACCTCATGGTAGTATCTATTTAGTGAGCGTACTgaatttcttacttttttttttttacaataataacAAGTATAGTTGacatactttttattttttccctgTTAATAAAACTCAATTTGAAAGCATGGTCACATGGTGATACAGATACTTATCCTTGatctataaattttataatgatTCACCAGTCACCACATCAATTGTTGGTTGATTCCGCATATTGCAACCTATGCAGacaatataattaatgaaaattgATCACAATTAGGGGAAGATAGTGACATTCTAGGATATTTGGATGGGTTTGCTTCACTTGGTAATTTTATATATGggaattgaattttgaatttgatccAGCCGCATGGTTTTTcagaatataattttaatgatCAAACCCTATAAATAGCTATCTTTTAATGGGATGAATTAGGATTGAGGAGGTGGGTAGGTCATTGAGAACTTGAGATCAACGATGAAAAACATTGTTTCATTGTTGGTGTTTCAAACTTTGTTAGTTGATGCGATGGAGAAGAAAAACCAAGGTGGCGATTAGGTATGGACTAGTGAGAACAAATCACAAAAGTTTGTTCATCAAATAATTAGGaccattagattaaaaataGTAGAAGGTTGAGATTTTGTGTCAAATTATAGTTTGACACCTGATGACAATGGATCCTGACTATTTGTgagtttgatctgctaaaaaataggagacatgacaactttttattgtactctgtttgatttgaaactggttatggcattgaacaaattaggtagcaagggacatCTCAATGAATCACGAGATAACTTTTTATCcatagtacaactataaaacatacaaaaataccaattttattttcgaatataaaaatattatcatctTATATCTCTCTGCTACAGTATTGTTCAGTCTTGTATTATCCGctaagtatttattttataattactaTCTTTTTGCTGTAAATTAATATAGGCTTGTGTTATCTCTTCTAAATGTTGACCTATTATCATTTATTGCAGATATTATACTAGGCATCATTAaaggtaatattttttttttttgggatcgATCTCtagttattgtttttttattaactctctagtttttagaaaaattagtcATAATAATTACTCCTCTCTGTAACACTTTatgaacaaaaatatattttttagattcattgtatatttaatgtatctaaaaagtatatttttgcttataaaatattaCGGAGGAAGTATATTGCAGCTAGAAGTTACGTAAAGTATAATCACTTTGAAATGATTTGCGTATTTATCTCATTTTTTTAACagctaaattttattaataacacAACTAAGCGCAAGATGAACACAGTCCGCGAAAACAAGTCATACAAAAACTCTTCAACAATTCTAACAATACCAGTGGAAAGCCGTAAAACCCTTATAACCATCCAAATAGAACAACTAAAACAACCTagagcaaaaacaaaaacagcCCCCAAAATCCAAACAGAAGCAAATGCACCGCCAAATATCATCCCCATCCATCCTACTCTATCTCCTGAACCAAAACGGCAGTCAAAAAGCCAAGAACCATCTACTCACATACGGATAACAAACCAAACATGCTAAAAAAGAAACCACTATCTGACGTCAGCACCGGAAGCACCCACGACTGAGCACGAAACTGAACCCGAATCCAAAGCGCAATAGCAACCACACAATCTGAACGGACCGAGTTTTAACAGAATGCATAAAAAGCCAACAACCTCTGGGACAATCAAAACCAAAACTAACATCACAAAAGCGACATAAAGGGCTAAAGTTGCAGCTACGAAAAGCTTTGGAAGAGGTATTGACACTCTGTAACAGCCTGGAACCTTTTCTACATATTTAGCAGAGTTTTTGCTTTCCATGAGAATCGAACCATGTACCATGGGATTCAAGTACGTGGTCAATCCATTCCCGCTACCAAAaagtttctttgtaaaaaaaatttatacaaaattatttaacactataaggatcaattttaaaaaaatctataacaaatagGTATTCTTAAACACATATACttgatcattttattaaaactttttttgtatatcaaaattttgaaactatttcaaatagattttcttaaaaatcatttttaaaataccactttttgaaaacttttgtgattttgactatgttttgatcttcaataatgttgTTTGTGTTATATgatttcaaatttattgtttcaatttagaaaaaacgaatttaaagaaggcaaaattacactggtggtcttttattttatatatttgtaacactttagtcactttttttttttatcatgcttagattatttatcttatttatttgtaacattgcagtcatttttctcattttttattaaaaaaagtactaATGTGGCTTGCcacattaaataattttatttgaataaactgtcaaataccctctctgaaatttcaaaattcgtcaaatacccccgaaatttggaaatagacaaatacctcgtgaaattataaaacgtcaatcaaattacCCCCTGACGTGAACTCTGACTAGTAGTGGCAGGGGataatttgattgacgttttataaTTTCAGGGGGATATTTGTCTATATTTAAATTTCAGGgaatatttgacgaattttaaaatttcaggggtaTTTGACAATTtcctcaattttattttgactattttttttactcccTTATAGtatcatttatctaaaaaataataattttatttttaaaatatattattattaaaaaaaattcagaaaagaTGAAGATCTTCATAATCTTCTTCATGTTACTTTAACCTTCATCAACATGATACCCTTTCCCAAACCAACTTTCAAAACTTTTCCCCAATTTTTGCAGTAACAAAAACTATCCCTTTCTCCCCCTTCATCAAAATCTTCATGCTAATTGAACAATTCTAATAAACTCCAAATTCAATCCATCAAAACTCCAAACCATATCCCAAATCCCTAATCGCCACATCAATagttttataacaaaaaaaaggagaaaaaagatTAATGTGTTACAaataaacaagataaataaTCTAATCggaataaaataagataaagactGAATTGTTAcatataaataagataaatgatcaccagtgtaattttgcctataaaatctatttacaaaaatacaaaaaaaaactcattttttttaaatctaaaagAAACATGCCTTGATGTTTCTCAAATCTGTGATTTTGGTTGTCGAAGATTATGATATGGATTTTTTGACAACCAATTTGATATGGTTACTTACTGAATTAAGATATGATTTGggattttcttttttaggtttaCTCTCAAATCTGTAGATTGATTAAGAATGATGATGAAGAATcatgtgattttgtttttttttaattattattaattaatgattataatttaatattatattttaaattcctGCCTTTAGACTTTTCCAGCATaaccttatttattttattgtcttaTTTTTCCTTGATATAACCATCACAGGAGCACTGCAAGTAATTGGCATAACAAAAACCTATACTTTATACAAAGTAATTGGCAACACAAAAACCGATGCATCATCCAAAGAAGATGTTTCTATTTCAAAAATTGGCATCGAAATAGGAAGAATCACAGGCAAATATATCTTGCCATCATATATAGTGAGATTTGTAATGGGCCTTATAGTTTTCTTTGTACTACTGATAAATACATGTCGGAGAAGACATATATCAATATACGAGAGTATTGAAGTTTTTCTTCGAGCAAATACCTTGATACCAATTagatattcatacaaagaaataAAGATGATGACTGGAAGTTTTAGAGCCAAGTTGGGTGAAGGAGGTTTTGGAGCCGTTTTTAAAGGAAAGCTACGCAGTGGGCCATTTGTGGCAGTAAAGGTGTTGGGTAAATCTAAGGGCAATGGACAAGATTTCATTAATGAAGTTGCAACTATAGGAAGAATACATCACACCAATGTGGTTCGACTTACCGGATTTTGTATTGAGGAATCTAAACGTGCTCTTATTTATGAATTCATGTCCAATGGTTCTCttgataaatatatttcttcTAAAGAGGATACCATCTCTCTTACTTATAAGCAAATGTATGAGATATCTCTTGGAGTAGCTCGTGGTATTGCTTATTTGCATGAAGGATGTAACATGCAAATTTTGCATTTTGACATCAAGCCCCATAACATCCTTCTCGATGAGAACTTTATCCCCAAAGTTTCAGACTTTGGTCTTGCAAAGCTTTATCCTAATGACATTAGAACTGTCCCTCTAACTGCAGCAAGAGGAACGATTGGTTACATGGCTCCtgaattattttacaaaaatattggAGGAGTATCCTACAAGGCTGATGTATATAGCTTTGGAATGCTTTTGATGGAAATGGCAAGTAAGAAAAGAAATTCAGATCAATATGCAGAGCGTTCAAGCGGATTTTTCTATCCCATTTGGGTTTATGATCAattgaatgaagaaaaagagattGAAATGGATGAACTTACCAGTGAGGAAATGATTAATGTGAAAAAGATGTTCATAACTGCGTTATGGTGTGTACAATTAAAACCAATTGATCGTCCTTCAATGAACAAAGTAATAGAAATGCTTGAAGGAAATATTGAGAACATCGATATGCCTCCAAAACCTTCTCTATATTCAAATGAAACTATTCAGAATGATCGTGAAGTAACCTTTGATGAAATCGAGTCAGATGCTGATGATGACTCTGTTAGTTTGTTGAAGGAAACAAACTCATAGCCTTTTCATAATATATTATGCTTGAAATTGTTGATAATTTTCTttgacaatttatatttttgtttctctttacCATGAAATCTTAATTTTTCATCGGATGAAGTAAACTCTTTAGGTTCTCTCTACATGTATCATAATATTGTGTTTCATATGCCTCTCGATAGTCCTGTTTGACTAAGGATATTGAATTTGaccttttttttgtcaagtagcctggTGGCTAAACTGTCacacatttctttttttttttgctttcagcAACGGTTGAATCTGGTTCGAAGGTCAGTTCTTCAAAAGATATAAAGTCATGTAATTTCACTAGATTGTTTTCTCCCTTCCAATGCCGGTATTGCGGCGGCGGACACTCCGGCAAAGAGGCCACCGTGCATAGCAGTTTTAGGTTGAATCTGAGGTGGCTGTCAACAACAGATCGAAACCCGGACGAAGGGTGGTAACGATGATGGTAATAACGACGGCGGTAAGGATGACGATGGCGGTAACAACGACGGAGGTTACGGCCGCGAAGGTAACAACTATGATAGTAATAAGCAACAACACATGATTGATGACAGGCTCGCGGCAAATACGCCGTGAGGAACGGCTGTCGGCGTTAGTGACAGTGACAAATGTTGTGTTGACGGTGGGTGCGAAACTGGAGAGTTTGAGAACATGTAGAAAATGGTAGCAGCAGCACTAAAGAAAGTGAAAAGGTAGACAGATGCAGAAGAAAGGGGAAAGAAAtggaaaaaaggaaaaaataaagcaCAACACCAAGTTTCATGTCTTTTGATTTCTGACCCTTGATTTATTATTAGATCAAATGGAGGGATGTGATTCACCacacattatttcctcaattttttcaCTAAATTGAGAGAATATACTCTCCTTGAAGTCTTCTAAGGAAGAggatgttaagaagtctcatatCGCGAGATGATCTGAATATGAGTTTATAAAGTAAATACAATTATCACtttataagtcaattttgcagGGTTGAGTTATGccaactctcaattctatgATGATATCATCGCCTCCTCCATGATCCGCTCAATCGCTTTCCATCAGGTTTTTGACGGATTAaccatttttaacatttttaagcAATATTGgttgtttaacatttttcaacAATATGGGATACGATAGAATGCTAAAAAAGACATACTTTGGATGAAAGGCCACTTGATTAAGAATACCGTAGAAGCCTTTTGTAGTCTTTATGCAATAGTACAATTCATAGGGATAACATTTTTATGAACTAATATCACATACTTATGTTCTTCAGTATATATAATAGAAATGTACtttgtgaaagaaaataaacaacTAGAAATCATTTAGGCAGAGTTCATCAATAAAGGCTCTGTTGTATCTTCCTCAATAATACTAACACAATCAGTATCAGTATCAGTTTCTGATTCCATATCATTAGAGTTGACTTCTTGAATCATTTCATTTGGATAAAAAGAAGGCTTTGGAGGCATTTCAATATCCTCAATATTTCCTTCAAGCATCTCTATTACTTTGTTCATTGCAGGACGGTCAATTGGTTTTAATTGGATACACCATAACGCAATTATGAACATTTTcttcacaatatttttttcctcATCAGTAATTTCATCCATTTCAATCTCTCTTTCTTCAATCAATAGATTATAAATCAAAGAGGGAAAGAAATTTTGGCTTGAATGATCCGCATGTGGATTTAAATTTCTTCTCTGTCTTGCAATTTCCATTAAAAGCATACCAAAACTATACATGTCAGCCTTGTAGGATACCCCTCCAATATTTTTGTAGAACAACTCAGGAGCCATGTAACCAAGTGTTCCTCTAGCTGCAGTTAAAGTAACAATACTAATGTCATTTGGATAGAGTTTTGCAAGACCAAAGTCTGAAACTTTGGGGATAAAGTTCTCGTCAAGAAGGATGTTGTGGGGTTTGATATCAAAATGCAAGATTTGCATGTCACACCCTTGATGCAAATAAGCGATTCCACGAGCCACTCCAAGAGATATCTCATACATTTTCTTTGAAGTTAAAAAGATAGCATCCTCTTTATTAGAAATA from Trifolium pratense cultivar HEN17-A07 linkage group LG1, ARS_RC_1.1, whole genome shotgun sequence includes these protein-coding regions:
- the LOC123910325 gene encoding LEAF RUST 10 DISEASE-RESISTANCE LOCUS RECEPTOR-LIKE PROTEIN KINASE-like 2.7 isoform X1, encoding MSRRKSFSCSAESISLLWFLQIVMVVIVILQHHHHQTCDASTITITNNQTYCPPSSCGKITNIKPPFRLKNDPTTCGDPRYELACENNMTMLTLFSGKYYVKSIDYEDYTIQLVDPGIAEGDCSSIPRYFLTESNFTYNYPIDSNRVDPYEISYYSGYGRGHIIYLKCSKPVKNDPKYVDTSPCGVNSDSKSYVYAAMGYLKVESLRDYCKVKLVAMTYSADNPNRSLSYKEIYGMLQNGFELSWFSGACKQLCGDNQICEYPNSNLKCQSNICSYPMGADGNCDQMSKLRILAEDIILGIIKGALQVIGITKTYTLYKVIGNTKTDASSKEDVSISKIGIEIGRITGKYILPSYIVRFVMGLIVFFVLLINTCRRRHISIYESIEVFLRANTLIPIRYSYKEIKMMTGSFRAKLGEGGFGAVFKGKLRSGPFVAVKVLGKSKGNGQDFINEVATIGRIHHTNVVRLTGFCIEESKRALIYEFMSNGSLDKYISSKEDTISLTYKQMYEISLGVARGIAYLHEGCNMQILHFDIKPHNILLDENFIPKVSDFGLAKLYPNDIRTVPLTAARGTIGYMAPELFYKNIGGVSYKADVYSFGMLLMEMASKKRNSDQYAERSSGFFYPIWVYDQLNEEKEIEMDELTSEEMINVKKMFITALWCVQLKPIDRPSMNKVIEMLEGNIENIDMPPKPSLYSNETIQNDREVTFDEIESDADDDSVSLLKETNS
- the LOC123910325 gene encoding LEAF RUST 10 DISEASE-RESISTANCE LOCUS RECEPTOR-LIKE PROTEIN KINASE-like 2.1 isoform X2, with the protein product MSRRKSFSCSAESISLLWFLQIVMVVIVILQHHHHQTCDASTITITNNQTYCPPSSCGKITNIKPPFRLKNDPTTCGDPRYELACENNMTMLTLFSGKYYVKSIDYEDYTIQLVDPGIAEGDCSSIPRYFLTESNFTYNYPIDSNRVDPYEISYYSGYGRGHIIYLKCSKPVKNDPKYVDTSPCGVNSDSKSYVYAAMGYLKVESLRDYCKVKLVAMTYSADNPNRSLSYKEIYGMLQNGFELSWFSGACKQLCGDNQICEYPNSNLKCQSNICSYPMGADGNCDQMSKLRILAEGALQVIGITKTYTLYKVIGNTKTDASSKEDVSISKIGIEIGRITGKYILPSYIVRFVMGLIVFFVLLINTCRRRHISIYESIEVFLRANTLIPIRYSYKEIKMMTGSFRAKLGEGGFGAVFKGKLRSGPFVAVKVLGKSKGNGQDFINEVATIGRIHHTNVVRLTGFCIEESKRALIYEFMSNGSLDKYISSKEDTISLTYKQMYEISLGVARGIAYLHEGCNMQILHFDIKPHNILLDENFIPKVSDFGLAKLYPNDIRTVPLTAARGTIGYMAPELFYKNIGGVSYKADVYSFGMLLMEMASKKRNSDQYAERSSGFFYPIWVYDQLNEEKEIEMDELTSEEMINVKKMFITALWCVQLKPIDRPSMNKVIEMLEGNIENIDMPPKPSLYSNETIQNDREVTFDEIESDADDDSVSLLKETNS